The following are from one region of the Salvia hispanica cultivar TCC Black 2014 chromosome 1, UniMelb_Shisp_WGS_1.0, whole genome shotgun sequence genome:
- the LOC125202198 gene encoding 7-deoxyloganetic acid glucosyl transferase-like: MTSDSDQQNLRPPPHVLIFPMPVQGHLNSMLNLSHLFCLAEFDVTFIISDFSHRRLLQHTTVASTFARYPGFQFRTFPDGLPEDHPRSGHRAMEFMSSVKNVTVPLFKEMMIQENFLASATRRPVTCFLADGLLSFAADFCEENGLPLICFRTATTSYFWALFRFPQLLQAQEIPFQGKSMDKLIESIPAMEGFLRKRDLPSFYRVDDLNDPVLKEVIAVTMLIKRAQVAIFNTCEELEGQIVAEIRKHVPRVFSIGPIHEQVKYRLTEKKAESSIITASLWEEDRSCINWLDMQAPKSVIYVSFGSLALVTRDQVLELLHGLLDSSHRFLWVMRPDSITGSDGEDPVPAELKEHVKGKGLLVEWAPQENVLNHPAVGGFLTHSGWNSTLESIAAGVPMVCWPYFADQTTNSRFVSEVWKIGLDIKDTCDRKTIEKAIRDLMEVRKDEFIERAENLAKLVKMTVSEGGSSYNNLDGLIQYIKSLVIWLCIANGINWY, encoded by the exons ATGACTTCCGATTCCGACCAACAAAATCTCCGACCACCGCCGCATGTTCTGATTTTCCCGATGCCGGTGCAGGGCCACCTCAACTCCATGCTAAACCTCTCCCATCTCTTCTGCCTAGCCGAATTCGACGTCACCTTCATCATCTCCGACTTCAGCCACCGCCGTCTCCTCCAGCACACCACCGTTGCCTCCACCTTCGCCCGCTACCCGGGATTCCAGTTCCGGACCTTCCCCGATGGCCTCCCCGAAGACCACCCCCGCAGCGGCCACAGAGCCATGGAGTTCATGTCTTCTGTCAAGAACGTCACAGTCCCTCTCTTCAAGGAAATGATGATCCAAGAAAACTTCTTGGCTTCCGCCACCCGTCGCCCGGTTACCTGCTTCCTTGCTGACGGTCTGCTGAGTTTCGCCGCCGACTTTTGCGAAGAGAATGGACTTCCTTTAATCTGCTTCCGAACTGCCACCACTTCCTACTTTTGGGCTCTCTTCCGTTTCCCTCAGCTTCTTCAAGCTCAAGAAATTCCTTTCCAAG GAAAGTCGATggataaattaattgaaagcATACCAGCAATGGAAGGTTTCCTACGGAAGCGTGACTTGCCGAGTTTCTACCGTGTCGACGACCTAAATGACCCCGTTCTCAAGGAAGTTATAGCTGTAACGATGCTGATTAAGAGGGCACAAGTCGCCATATTCAACACCTGTGAAGAATTAGAGGGGCAGATAGTTGCAGAGATACGAAAACACGTGCCAAGAGTTTTCTCCATCGGTCCAATCCATGAGCAAGTGAAATACAGACTGACAGAGAAGAAGGCGGAGTCCTCCATCATCACGGCCAGCCTATGGGAGGAAGACCGGAGCTGCATCAATTGGCTGGACATGCAGGCGCCTAAATCCGTTATCTATGTGAGCTTTGGGAGCTTAGCACTTGTGACGAGAGATCAAGTGTTAGAGCTCTTGCACGGCTTGCTCGACAGTTCGCACAGGTTTTTGTGGGTCATGAGGCCGGATTCCATCACCGGGAGCGACGGAGAGGATCCAGTTCCGGCTGAATTAAAGGAACATGTTAAAGGGAAGGGTTTGTTGGTGGAGTGGGCCCCACAGGAGAATGTGCTCAACCACCCTGCAGTTGGGGGATTTCTGACGCACAGTGGATGGAATTCGACTCTCGAGAGCATTGCTGCTGGCGTGCCAATGGTGTGCTGGCCTTATTTTGCGGACCAAACGACGAATAGTAGGTTTGTGAGTGAGGTTTGGAAGATCGGATTGGATATCAAAGACACTTGTGATAGAAAGACTATTGAGAAGGCAATTAGGGATTTGATGGAAGTGAGAAAAGATGAGTTTATTGAAAGGGCTGAAAATTTGGCCAAACTTGTGAAAATGACTGTTAGTGAAGGGGGTTCGTCGTATAATAATCTAGATGGCCTAATTCAGTATATCAAGTCGTTGGTGATATGGTTATGTATTGCCAATGGTATTAATTGGTATTGA